A window of the Henckelia pumila isolate YLH828 chromosome 3, ASM3356847v2, whole genome shotgun sequence genome harbors these coding sequences:
- the LOC140889209 gene encoding uncharacterized protein, with translation MAPFEALYGRKCRSPLFWDDISEVPVTGLDMIREMSDKVNLIQSRMRAAPDRQAKYANFRRRPLSFEKFDRVFLKISPFRGAVRFGKRGKLSLGYIGPYEILDRVGDLAYRLALPPALLGIHDVFHVSMLKKYRPDLFHVLQPDEAELDETLSYFERPIKIMDRKDKLRNKSIPLLKVQWIRHGIEKVTWELDQDMRQKNPELFV, from the coding sequence atggctccttttgaagcgttATATGGTAGAAaatgcagatctccgttattttgggatgatatttcagaagtacCAGTGACTGGGCTAGATATGATCAGAGAGATGTCAGATAAGGTAAATTTGATTCAGTCTAGAATGAGAGCAGCACCGGACAGACAAGCCAAGTATGCTAATTTCAGACGCAGGCCCTTAAGTTTTGAGAAATTTGACCGTGTGTTCTTGAAGATATCTCCTTTCCGAGGTGCAGTCCGTTTTGGAAAGAGGGGTAAGTTGTCACTGGGATACATTGGGCCATATGAGATTCTAGACAGAGTTGGTGACCTAGCATAcagattagctcttcctccagcTCTATTaggtattcatgacgtattccatgtatccatgttGAAGAAGTATCGACCAGATCTTTTCCACGTACTTCAACCAGATGAGGCAGAACTGGATGAGACGTTGAGCTACTTTGAACGACCGATAAAGATTATGGACAGAAAAGATAAACTCAGAAATAAGTCGATTCCCTTGCTTAAAGTACAGTGGATCAGACACGGTATTGAAAAAGTGACTTGGGAGTTGGATCAGGATATGAGACAGAAGAATCCCGAGCTTTTTGTATGA
- the LOC140889208 gene encoding uncharacterized protein — protein MGLARYYQRFIEGFSSIAKPITQLTQKNAPYVWTDACESSFVEMKRRLTSAHVLTITSGTCGFVVYCDASHRGLGCVLTQGCHVIAYASRQLKPHETRYPVHDLELAAIVFALNIWRHYLYGKSNAVADALSRKLCNLSLSTMSVSRLIENFCASCLYFETDMQSIRIFAIQAEPELLMRIKEAQKFDQNIHSSVEKVRSGHLSEYQASDDGTLFVNNRIVVPHISELRQQILQEAHCNKFSVHPGDRKLYNDLKTQYWWKI, from the exons atgggtttagcaagGTATTATCAAAGATTTATTGAGGGTTTCTCCAGTATTGCAAAACCAATTACCCAGTTAacccagaagaatgctccaTATGTTTGGACAGATGCATGTGAGTCAAGCTTTGTTGAgatgaagaggagactgaccagtgctcatGTATTGACTATTACATCAGGTACATGtggttttgttgtttattgtgacgCGTCTCACAGAGGTTTGGGCTGCGTGCTTACACAGGGATGCCATGTGATAGCCTATGCATCAAGGCAGTTGAAGCCACACGAGACCCgatatcccgtacatgatcttgAACTGGCAGCCATCGTTTTTGCCTTGAAtatttggcgtcattatttgtacg ggaagtctaaCGCAGTTGCCGATGCCCTCAGTAGGAAATTATGCAATTTGTCTCTGTCTACGATGAGTGTGTCTAGATTGATTGAGAATTTTTGTGCTTCTTGCTTGTATTTTGAGACAGATATGCAATCGATCAGAATTTTTGCAATCCAAGCAGAACCTGAATTACTGATGAGaattaaagaagcacagaaattcGATCAGAACATCCATAGTTCAGTTGAGAAAGTTAGATCTGGACATCTGTCAGAATACCAGGCCAGTGATGATGGaactttgtttgtgaataatcgtattgttgtgccacATATTTCAGAATTAAGACAACAAATTCTACAAGAGGCACATTGCAATAAATTCAGTGTACACCCAGGTGATAGAAAAttgtataacgacttgaaaaCTCAATACTGGTGGAAAATATGA